In Plasmodium chabaudi chabaudi strain AS genome assembly, chromosome: 9, the following proteins share a genomic window:
- a CDS encoding palmitoyltransferase DHHC3, putative: MNKKIFAFRDDTKSKEADEFIRKNGFTLPFQIFQILSFLIFIVIIAFIICISALNTNPIFITFYIFFGILAIAILVLSYIVTSINPIDPLSFKYINRIANEEDIKGLYECDICGFVEPQSKHCKVCNKCVSVFDHHCMWVNNCIGKKNYKYFVSLLLALTIFHCFVFLFCAVTFFVSLKHDTIKDQWNKLYGSYNDALFYTLICALFVLNGIFFVLVIQLFGLHIYLISKKMTTYEYIVNRSNSEDKEKMGIKTFFEWIIIDKKRLKKTASQSEQDIENPKVEA, encoded by the exons atgaataagaaaatatttgcaTTTAGAGATGATACAAAATCAAAAGAAGCGGACGAATTTATACGAAAAAATGGGTTTACATTACCCtttcaaatatttcaaatcTTGTCTTTTCTGATATTTATAGTTATAAttgcatttattatttgtatttctGCATTGAATACCAATcctatatttataacattttatatattctttggGATTTTAGCTATTGCTATTCTTGTATTATCTTATATTGTGACATCAATCAATCCTATAGATCCTCTGTCTTTTAAGTACATTAATAGAATAGCAAATGAAGAAGATATTAAAGGATTATATGAATGTGATATTTGTGGATTTGTAGAGCCTCAAAGTAAACATTGTAAAGTTTGCAATAAATGTGTTTCCGTTTTTGACCATCATTGTATGTGGGTTAATAATTGCAtagggaaaaaaaattacaa GTATTTTGTATCCCTACTACTAGCCttaacaatttttcattGTTTCGTATTTCTCTTCTGTGCGGTTACCTTTTTCGTGTCTTTGAAGCATGATACTATAAAGGATCAATGGAATAAG CTTTACGGATCTTACAACGATGCACTATTCTACACACTGATATGTGCACTCTTTGTGTTAAAcggaatattttttgttctaGTCATACAGCTCTTTGGgttgcatatttatttgatttcaaaaaaaatgacaacatatgaatatatagtTAACCGATCTAAT tCAGAAGACAAGGAAAAGATGGgaattaaaacatttttcgAATGGATTATTATAGATAAAAA gAGATTGAAAAAGACAGCTAGCCAAAGCgaa cAGGATATAGAAAACCCCAAAGTTGAAGCTTAA
- a CDS encoding tyrosine kinase-like protein, putative, producing MNNKYYPINDTNVEKGVINVFKKKLEQKKQEYLRFNLPKGYQNKKLENVNNGTKNITMASHDNNKIGNINGNIIDNINGSNNNKKMIYIETCDTHDKYVLNIEDEENKLNNMDLHTEYKSDSPYRKSITHIEESCDEQIHIPLQILSNRYDYNDIVQATNNFSEENKIAKGGNGIVYRGILKSCINVAIKVLKKNENNGFENELIIMSRYRHNNILSLLGYAMNAHYFYLIYEYVNLGDLRTLLFNHYYFYNSKNKENGDFNNFSNMKLNNHTNLNYSRPSNLYMQQNSTETKPPLFLSFSTRVNILVQVINVLCYLHTSSPIVYHRDLKSANILIDEKFNAKLGDFGLSFIYINNNNIFSLTGGTPGYADPYYISTHEINEQTEIYSFGALILEMLVSKSPAIHVGKNYNCIYTQNDKCPIHCHRDKNDNDDNVFDYLINHINTNDYKSIYSILDYSVNFPEFLVEKLTKLSFLCLNPNIKSRPSSKLVNLILLEIQKECDFFVKKQECYMKKINNVNIYFDECERESYNNPMINDWDEKDIEKKQQKKKNTHLIDTTIYKNESRASLDYQRKVRNYNNYIKQIKEINYNSINQLFHNFVNSLFGNTRIYNLNKNMYKLFFSENIQKIKGVQKNTINYNDIDGAPAFNNSNPCNYLYFKYNTVSNLTNIRDTYFDKLYGDMFNKNYVFNSFSFNLMNCYFLKFVNDSLRHNILSDSNNSLMIKNDFNKNSVAKIGRSYVSGNLRNHNKQDGKFYNLNLFDNYEGKDKQYVNNNIFLEKKNTPIKSISNDIVNIKGEINITQNKYNNNMPNRFITQDQNYIFKTPPKNNENIYIHNNGHEDMTPNILFNLSPVKNETNNDISSCDHNYQRRNFILSRKCSNPSNVKNARLCIDACTNDGQVNKTPIINKYETNYEDRNKFIYADNKSNNSNLFFNNNLDLVEKGIKKEKNDSNNASNIVNNIGCSNNYEHSACLYNIRQSQEERNTPKKLASNKWPLKRNCRDNTPKMIFNIQGNNENLKDACISNKKKIMRIDLSSNDEKITITNKYNTPIKKEENNNTKYTNLIKFGNENNNILNENSGYNSCNYNPERESFFPSKNHSIFKKESGNGLPEKTPSPLMMDIRHNNIVYVSNYLNYINFEKNQYTFDSNIFSWFNSHIFEMVIDENKIISDVTFLDILYEFNVFDFKKFDIPIYEDENKYLLRGKWVTPDNSLENNLTSVNLQKNFFFEIAVHHDNPKNAHTIFLLNSNQSKECINNEPGVVKRKIWISDYIGRRNDFVEKILKKSISNILYECISRKHCLFILEVQMKTLNKPTCYDNKVTGNFSYYYFEYNIKVVCNSENCIFSNNYILYKNNTYSYSLPNNILSLLVFSEDKVMKKMCHYKNSLTTTQRIHFPLYPFFVNINFYDEK from the exons ATGAACAATAAGTATTATCCCATAAATGACACTAATGTTGAAAAGGGGgtaataaatgtatttaaaaaaaaacttgaacaaaaaaaacaagaatATTTGAGGTTTAATTTACCAAAAGGTTATCAAAACAAAAAGCTCGAAAATGTGAATAATggaacaaaaaatattaccaTGGCTAGccatgataataataaaattggcAACATAAATGGTAATAtaattgataatataaatggaagtaataataataaaaaaatgatatatatagaaacaTGTGATACACAcgataaatatgtattaaatatagaagacgaagaaaataaattaaataatatggatTTACACACAGAATATAAATCTGATAGTCCTTACAGAAAAAGTATAACTCATATTGAAGAAAGTTGTGACGAACAAATTCATATACctttacaaatattatcaaatagATACgattataatgatatagTTCAGGCAacgaataatttttctgaagaaaataaaatagctaAAGGAGGAAATGGAATAGTATATAGAGGAATACTAAAAAGCTGCATTAATGTAGCTATtaaagttttaaaaaaaaatgaaaataatggaTTTGAAAATGAACTAATAATTATGAGCAGATATAGAcataacaatattttatcattactAGGCTATGCTATGAATgcacattatttttatttaatttatgaatatgtaaatttaGGAGATTTAAGAACACTTTTATttaatcattattatttttataattcaaaaaataaagaaaacgGAGACTTTAATAATTTCTCaaatatgaaattaaataatcataCAAATCTTAATTATTCAAGACCCtctaatttatatatgcaacaAAATTCAACTGAAACTAAACCACCACtgtttttatcttttagtACTAgagtaaatatattagttCAAGTTATAAATGTACTTTGCTATTTACACACCTCCTCTCCAATAGTATATCATAGGGACTTAAAATCAGCCAACATTTTGATTGACGAAAAATTTAATGCCAAATTAGGTGATTTTGGTCTctcttttatttacataaataataataacattttcAGCTTAACTGGTG GCACACCTGGATATGCTGAcccatattatatatcaaCGCATGAAATAAACGAACAAACAGAAATATATTCCTTTGGTGCATTAATATTAGAAATGTTAGTGTCTAAATCGCCAGCTATACATGtaggaaaaaattataactgTATTTATACCCAAAACGATAAATGCCCAATACATTGCCACAgagataaaaatgataatgacGATAACGTATTTGACTATTTAattaatcatataaatacaaatgatTATAAATCTATTTATTCAATTTTAGATTATAGTGTTAATTTTCCAGAATTTTTAGTcgaaaaattaacaaagctatcttttttgtgtttaaatccaaatataaaaagtagACCTTCATCAAAATTagtaaatttaatattattagaaaTCCAAAAAGAATgtgatttttttgtaaaaaaacaagaatgttatatgaaaaaaattaataatgtaaatatatattttgatgaaTGTGAAAGAGAGTCATATAATAATCCTATGATTAATGATTGGGATGAAAAAGacatagaaaaaaaacaacagaaaaaaaaaaatacacaccTTATTGATActacaatatataaaaatgaaagtaGAGCAAGTTTAGATTATCAAAGAAAAGTtagaaattataataattatattaaacaaattaaagaaataaattataatagcATAAATCaactttttcataattttgttaattcattatttggaAATACCAggatttataatttaaataaaaatatgtataaactatttttttctgaaaatattcaaaaaattaaaggcGTACAAAAAAACactattaattataatgatatagaTGGAGCACCTGCATTTAATAACTCAAATCCatgtaattatttatactttaaatataatactgTTAGTaatttaacaaatataagGGATAcctattttgataaattatatggggacatgtttaataaaaattatgtttttaattccttttcatttaatttaatgaattgctattttcttaaatttgttaatGATAGTCTAAGACATAATATTCTGAGTGACTCAAATAATAGcctaatgataaaaaacgattttaataaaaattctgTTGCAAAAATCGGAAGAAGTTATGTTAGTGGAAATTTACGTAATCATAATAAACAAGatggaaaattttataaccTTAATTTGTTTGACAATTATGAGGGAAAAGATAAGCAATATgtaaacaataatatattcttagaaaaaaaaaatacaccCATAAAAAGTATTAGTAATgatattgtaaatataaagggAGAAATCAATATaacacaaaataaatataacaacAATATGCCTAATCGTTTTATAACACAAgatcaaaattatatttttaaaacacccccaaaaaataatgaaaatatatatatacataataatgGTCATGAAGATATGACAcctaatatattattcaattTATCTCctgtaaaaaatgaaacaaataatGACATCTCGAGTTGTGATCATAATTATCAAAGACGAAACTTTATTCTTTCGAGAAAATGTAGTAATCCAtcaaatgtaaaaaatgccCGTCTATGTATTGATGCTTGTACCAATGATGGACaagtaaataaaacaccaattattaataaatatgaaacaAACTATGAAGATAGAAATAAGTTTATATATGCtgataataaaagtaataattcaaacttattttttaataataatttagatCTTGTAGAAAAgggaattaaaaaagaaaagaatgaCAGTAACAATGCTAGCAATATCGTCAACAACATTGGGTGCAGTAACAATTATGAACATTCAGCAtgcttatataatattcgtCAAAGCCAAGAAGAAAGAAATACACCAAAAAAACTAGCCTCAAATAAATGGCCTTTGAAAAGAAATTGCAGGGATAATACTCCTAAAAtgatttttaatatacaaGGGAATAATGAAAACCTAAAAGATGCATGTATAAgtaataagaaaaaaataatgagaaTAGATTTATCCtctaatgatgaaaaaataacaataacaaacaaatataacACACCAATAAagaaagaagaaaataataatacaaaatataccaatcttataaaattcggaaatgaaaataataatattcttaatgaaaatagtgGATATAATAGTTGTAATTATAATCCAGAAAGGGAAAGCTTTTTCCCTTCAAAAAATCatagtatttttaaaaaagagaGTGGTAATGGCTTACCTGAAAAAACACCATCACCATTAATGATGGATATAagacataataatattgtatatgtatcaaattatttaaattatattaactttgaaaaaaatcaatatacatttgattctaacatattttcatgGTTTAATAGTCATATATTTGAGATGGTaattgatgaaaataaaataatttctgATGTAACTTTTTTAGATATTTTATACGAATTTAATGtttttgattttaaaaaatttgatataCCTATTTAtgaagatgaaaataaatatttgttaagAGGAAAATGGGTTACCCCTGATAATAgtttagaaaataatttgacTTCCgttaatttacaaaaaaactttttttttgaaatagcAGTACATCATGATAATCCAAAAAACGCACAcaccatatttttattaaattctaATCAATCAAAAgaatgtataaataatgaaccAGGAGTtgttaaaagaaaaatatggattTCAGATTATATAGGTCGAAGAAATGATTTCGTTGAAAAAATTCTTAAAAAATCGAtctcaaatattttatatgaatgtATAAGTAGAAAACATTGTCTTTTCATATTAGAAGTCCAAATGAAAACTTTAAATAAACCAACATGTTATGATAATAAAGTTACAGGAAATTTCTCTTATTATTActttgaatataatataaaagttGTGTGCAATAGtgaaaattgtatattctcaaataattatatactttataaaaataatacatattctTATAGCTTacctaataatatattatcattactTGTATTTTCGGAAGACAAagttatgaaaaaaatgtgtcATTACAAAAATTCGTTAACCACAACACAAAGGATTCATTTCCCTTTgtatccattttttgtaaatattaatttttacgACGAAAAGTAA
- a CDS encoding WD repeat-containing protein, putative, translated as MDINIKTFNTCFDNINLNLANLKNKNLKSGPDFSFFYEYAHDKTILSLSIDESGTYMATGSADHSIRIHNLKKLSTEKELYHKKCGHSDWVNKVFFTKRNEILSGGLDGKICLWNTTYACKIPRINKMMNCSEYIEQEKKVKEVNFKASTNTITCKEICAHHSTISDMKFNKQDEKCITSSYDKTLKIFDIKKFRELSTYKGSHSYPITSFLWLQNKIISADKNGTICVFDVETSQEILTAPNTHTGNVGALNYFYLYKNGCEDLNDRVASYENQNESYPLESEHKNSRNNLNKTERKRERVWKEKNVNIINSDNLFYNNNHLNLNDDKIPLIITGGQRDGVLKIRDFRIFHKYVGCKKIHTASINCIITYNLKNRTYIISCSADGYCYQFEIQGICSSLNNYLKKVCVNEPILSAKYVGNHLILVGTAFGNLFLLNFSDCSKNKLTKQAKQILNASNELNTDNNFHAIEKNNNQYNKTNDDILWAFGGCQKGGINCIECIYIYNSTNINPNEVELCNIVIGGDDGIPCLLSIPNSFI; from the exons ATggatattaatataaaaacattcaATACATGTTTTGATAACataaatttgaatttagcgaatttaaaaaacaaaaatttaaaaagtggACCTgatttttcctttttttatgaatatgcACATGATAAGACAATTCTGTCTCTTTCCATAGATGAAAGTG GAACTTATATGGCCACAGGAAGTGCTGATCATTCCATACGGATACATAacctaaaaaaattatcaactGAAAAAGAActttatcataaaaaatgcgGACATTCTGATTGGGTAAATAaagtattttttacaaaaaggAATGAAATTCTTTCAGGGGGATTAGATGggaaaatatgtttatggAATACCACATATGCATGCAAAATTCcaagaataaataaaatgatgaattgttcagaatatatagaacaagaaaaaaaagttaaagaAGTAAATTTTAAAGCATCTACTAATACAATTACATGTAAAGAAATATGTGCACACCATTCAACAATTAGTGATATgaaatttaataaacaagatgaaaaatgtattacTAGTAGTTATGataaaacattaaaaatttttgatataaaaaaatttcgtGAACTATCCACATATAAAGGTAGCCATTCATATCCAATAACTAGCTTTTTATGGttgcaaaataaaattatatctgCTGACAAAAATGGCACTATATGTGTTTTTGATGTAGAAACTTCACAAGAAATTTTAACCGCCCCCAATACACATACTGGTAATGTAGGTGCTctaaactatttttatttatacaagAACGGATGTGAAGATCTTAATGATCGCGTGGCGTCTTATgaaaatcaaaatgaatCATATCCACTAGAAAGCgaacataaaaatagtagaaataatttgaataaaaCCGAACGAAAAAGAGAAAGGGTatggaaagaaaaaaatgtcaatattataaattcagataatttattttataataataatcatttaaatttaaacgATGATAAAATTcctttaataataacagGAGGACAACGAGATGGTGTACTTAAAATTAGAGATTTTCGAATTTTCCATAAATATGTTggttgtaaaaaaatacacacaGCTAGTATTAATTGTATTAtaacatataatttaaaaaatagaacTTACATTATTTCATGTTCAGCTGATGGTTATTGTTATCAATTTGAAATTCAAGGAATATGCTCtagtttaaataattatttaaaaaaagtgtgTGTCAATGAGCCTATATTATCAGCAAAATATGTTGGaaatcatttaattttagtTGGAACAGCTTTTGgaaatttatttctattaaatttttctgactgttcaaaaaataaactaacAAAACAAgcaaaacaaattttaaatgcaagtaatgaattaaatacagataataattttcatgcaattgaaaaaaacaataatcaatataacaaaacaaatgatgatatattatGGGCTTTTGGAGGTTGTCAAAAAGGAGGAATTAATTGTATagaatgtatttatatatacaattctacaaatataaatccaAATGAAGTAGAACTTTGTAATATTGTGATAGGGGGTGATGATGGTATTCCTTGTTTACTGTCTATCCCGAATTCATTTATCTGA
- a CDS encoding circumsporozoite-related antigen: MKINVVSVIFIIFSLCLFNNAYGKVTSNKDSSKNVIKKSSEPLIDVQELISDMVKKEEEIVQLTKNKKKLGRLNLALATALSVVSALLIGGTGLVMYNSNKGRRPFQLGKSKDASPEADDPSVAGPSVAGPSLAGLAAALPQNIDYEAAGKNIQEALKKTAPNLDMSALTGALTGVATGAPASPKQ, translated from the exons ATGAAGATCAACGTAGTTTcagttatttttattattttctctCTTTGCCTTTTTAACAATGCTTACGGAAAGGTCACTAGCAATAAAGATAGCTCcaaaaatgttattaaaa aatCATCAGAACCATTAATTGACGTACAAGAATTAATTAGTGACATGGTTAAGAAAGAAGAAGAAATTGTTCAAttgacaaaaaataaaaaaaaattaggaAGACTAAATTTAGCTCTTGCTACAGCATTAAGTGTTGTATCAGCATTATTAATTGGAGGTACTGGATTAGTTATGTACAATTCTAATAAGGGAAGACGCCCATTCCAACTTGGAAAATCCAAAGATGCTTCACCTGAGGCTGATGATCCATCCGTAGCTGGTCCATCCGTAGCTGGCCCATCTCTCGCAGGGCTAGCTGCAGCTCTTCCACAAAACATAGACTATGAAGCTGCAGGCAAGAATATCCAAGAGGCCTTAAAAAAGACTGCACCCAATTTGGACATGTCTGCACTAACTGGAGCACTAACTGGAGTAGCAACTGGAGCACCAGCTAGTCCTAAACAATGA